Genomic DNA from Fusibacter sp. A1:
CGTTACCCATTCTACCTGCCATTTTCATACCCTTGATAACACGCGCTGGGTAAGAAGCCGCACCAATCGAACCGCCACCTCTATGGTATTTAGAACCATGAGTTTCTGGACCTCTTGATTGATTCCAACGTCTGATAGGACCTTGAGTACCTTTACCTTTTGAAGTACCAGCTACATCAATAAGTGTACCCGCTTCAAAGATAGAGCAGTCGATTTCTTGACCTAGTTCATAGCCTTCAACTGAGTCTAGACGGAATTCTCTTACAACGCGTTTAGCGTCTACGCCCGACTTAGCAAAGTGTCCTCTTTCTGGCTTGATAGTTCTGCTTTCCTTTTTCGGTTCAAAACCTACTTGGATCGCATTGTACCCGTCAGTTTCTACTGTTTTGATTTGAGTCACAAACATTGGACCCGCCTCAATGACAGAGACTGGTATGAAATTACCATTGTCAGCGAAGATTTGAGTCATGCCGACTTTTCTGCCTAGAATACCTTTCATAAATTACCTCCTGTTAATCTTACAGCGGAATGCAAGTTCTACATTCATACTAAGTCGCCAGGGTTATAATAACCTTGATCTTAGCTCGCAAATTAAAGTTTAATCTCTATATCCACACCTGCTGGCAGATCTAGCTTTGTTAATGCATCAACAGTCTTAGGCGTTGGGCTTAAGATGTCGATAAGTCTTTTGTGTGTACGCATTTCGAACTGTTCTCTTGAGTCTTTGTACTTGTGTACCGCTCTAAGAATCGTGATGATTTCTTTCTTAGTAGGTAGTGGTACTGGACCTGCAACATCTGCGCCAGTTCTTTTTGCTGTTTCAACAATTTTAGCTGCTGAAGCATCAAGTACTTTGTGATCAAATGATTTAAGTCTGATTCTGATTTTTTGTGCGTTTGCCATTGTGTTACCTCCTTAAAGTAATAAACGCTATGTTCTTCTAGCTATCGAA
This window encodes:
- the rplC gene encoding 50S ribosomal protein L3, encoding MKGILGRKVGMTQIFADNGNFIPVSVIEAGPMFVTQIKTVETDGYNAIQVGFEPKKESRTIKPERGHFAKSGVDAKRVVREFRLDSVEGYELGQEIDCSIFEAGTLIDVAGTSKGKGTQGPIRRWNQSRGPETHGSKYHRGGGSIGAASYPARVIKGMKMAGRMGNERVTVQNLELVRVDAERNLLLVKGAIPGPKGGLVVVQEAVKASK
- the rpsJ gene encoding 30S ribosomal protein S10 produces the protein MANAQKIRIRLKSFDHKVLDASAAKIVETAKRTGADVAGPVPLPTKKEIITILRAVHKYKDSREQFEMRTHKRLIDILSPTPKTVDALTKLDLPAGVDIEIKL